The DNA region ATAAATTAAGATTACACTGTTGTGCACAGTAGAATGAATTAATGAAACATACAAAGAAGATAAACAGGATAAAGGCAAATAGGACAGATACCAAGGCTTTGGCGTACAGCTTTCTTAATATCAGCTTGAAACCTTTCTTCATCGTCCTTTTCTACGAGATGCCGCCTCAACATATTCTCTACATCATCTAAATATTTCAACCATAGTAAGAGATAAACAACCACGTCAAATGCAGAAATATATATCCCACATGAAATATCTATCTTAAAACAGAAATAATGATAATAGCAAGGCTGTTGCTGCATTGACTGCAAAATCATCATTTAGTAGATTTTAAAACATTCtggaaatttcacaaaattcagaCTAACACCATGAGTGTTCtggatttttatatattaatgtgagagagaactttttccgaaaaagggaaatgtgtcatcttttgtgggacaaactaaaaaggaaagtgtgacatctaccttgggatggagggagtacattagAAAGAGAATTAGAAATAATTTTAGCTCTAGTGTAGACTGTAGACCAGTAATGTATTAGTATACCCATGAAGTGTGACAATATATACTGAACTTGCATGTTTCAATTAACATGCACTAAAGCATGAACAAAGAATTACAACTTGTCTTTCAAGCATCCATCTTCTAATCACTTCTACATTACAAAGACGGAAGACCAATgtaataaacacacacacacacatgtatatatatatccaaaGATCTAGGTCAACTTTTTTTTGAGAGGCACTAATAATAAATAACTTGGGATGTGTGCAAAAACAATAGCAATATGTGAACCCTATAAATAAAACTCTAGCATACTGCAAAAAAAATGATTGATTAATATTTCAACTCCATCAACAGCAGACAAAATTTTTAACAAACTACATACCTCCCTCCCCTGGGGAGCTTTTCCGAAGACTAGGTAGACCAAAATCATTGCCATCCACATATTTGGTAGGACCCCTGTGCCGTCTACCTCTTCTTCCCGAGCGTTGTTCAAAATACAAGCCACCATCATGTGGAACACCTTCATTTGGTAAGCCTGGAAAAAGGATAAAGTGATAGCATGCATGAAATTAAGTCAGAAAAATGCTTGCGGATATAACTCTGTAACATAATAAAGATTGCTACCATTTCTCAACAAAGGCTCATTTGCATAATTCTTCACCGTACCCTCCATATAATTCGCCACACCACCCTCCTGAATCACGAGACCCTGTAGAAAAAATAATGTCATGGATATCATaaccaatttttaattttgatttctaAATATGGAACTTCTAAAGTACTTAAAGACAATTCTACTTCCAGCAAATTATCAACAGTATAGAATCCTAACGTGATTTCATATAAGGAAAATCTAAGAACAGTAAGTTAACCTTCATATTTTTCTGCTGCTCATTGACATATTTTTCATCATCACTAGGTTTCCGATAGGCCTCTAGTATCTCAAATGATTCTGTCTTCCCATTGGTTATGTTCAAAGCTCTTTTATGCTGCCCAGCAAGATGATTCTGTTTGGCCTCATTTTCTACGTGTCTTTGATATTCCAAAGTTTCCTCAAGCTTTCTTTCTTCAGCTTCAAGCTCACTTCTTTTTTGGTTCTCTTCACTGTGTACTTTTAAGGCATCAACACGTCCAGAAGAAGTAATTTCAAAACCTGGGCCTTCCACTTCTTGATCACTTGGAAATAAACTAAAACCAAATatacattagatgcatattaAGCAATGAATCTCACGTAAAGTACTTCAAAAAAGAGGCGTGCTAGAATTGATATACTTGCATTTGCATGTGTATATTTTATGAGTAAAAGAGATACATACATCGCTTTATCTGTCTGGCCATGCAAGTTACCATTATTGGTAGCCTGGAGAAATAAGGATCAATACAGTATATGTCAGCATCCTTCTAACTCTGATGTAATGTGAACAAGGCTATTAATATGATCACAAGTTTTGCAGACCTTTTGATCATTGTTTTTTGGGTTGTCCCTACATTTTTTCTTATCCCTTGCCCTCTCATGCACGGGTTTTGAGCCATCAATTATTGTACCACCCTTTTTGGAATCCTGAGCAAGTTCAGCTAAAAATGCATCCCTCGCAGCATCAGATTTTTTTGTAGCATCTTTCTCAGCCAGATCAACCAAATGTGCCTGCAAAATTACAGAAATAATAAGCCTCAAATTCATTTTTAAGTGGCAAGAAAATAGTTGAAGGGGGTACTGACCCGCACAAATGATATAACCAGAGGTAATAAAATTGATCTGAAATCATGGTGAGATGCAGCCTCAAGCTTAACTTCCAGTTGCTGCATCCCTGAAACTGTTCTCATGATTCTTGCATCTATTTTGCTGATCTGAATCATTGATGTATGTGATAAATCTGAGAAAAAATACTGAATAGAAAAGCAACTAAGATAGCAGAATTAGGGACCAAACCTCAGTAGAGGCATGTTCTTTCTGTCTCTGTATTGCAGCTTCTACGCAAGAATCCACCTGATGAAGATGGTCCTTCATTCTCCAATCATATTCTTGACCAGATCCCAGGTCTCTGAGAGATGTAATGCCATTGTAAGCTTCCTCAATACCAAATTGGTTCATATTTAGGGACTCTGCATCCTTAAGAACATTAGCTATAGCCTCTAATTCAAATCTGTTGCTGATAAGTGTAATTCCGCAGCCATCTTCAATGAGTTCTTCACGCCTTTTCTTAAGGACATATTCATAACTTTGACAGACAAAACCCACTGCATTTTCTCTTTTCCTTCCCTCTTCCAAACACATGTCTTCTAAAGCCTGCAATGCCTCCTCATAGTTTAATTGCTCGCATTTTCTTTCGCACAAGTCCTGGAGATGGCAAGACTCCTTCTCCAGCAACTGGAGTATTTCCAGACCTTGCTGAGCTTTTTCCGCTGTCGCACATTTCCAGGATGCCAACTGTTCACTGGCTGAGGCACATGTAAATATCCAGGACAATAAAGCATCTGAATCGAGTATGACACCATTATCATAGCTGAGATGGGATGTAACAGGTGTACCCGAAACATAACTAACTACATTGCTAGAGGATAAACAAGGGATCTTGCAGGGAAGACATTGCTCATCAATCACCAAAAGGGAAGCGTCTTGTCTGAGTGTTATCTTCTCCATAATATCACCCTGCCCTGGACAACTGGAATCATCTCCTATGGCGGTTTTATCGGAGTATCTCTTTAATCCACAAGTCTGATAAATTTCCTGTAAAAAGTTTTGTATTTTCTTAAGCTCAGGAGCACCCAGAAAACAGATGCACAAAGGTGTTTGGTTCACTTTAAAGTCAAGTTGAGAACCATAAGCTATACTCTGCAGCTCCTCCAAAGCAAAGTGTATAATCTTACTAAGATGGCTAGATGCCAGACATTTGTGTTTAATAAGTGCCTCAAAAAGAGAGTGGATTCTTTCAAGAAGCTTTGTGCGCTCGGGGTCATCTGACAAAGGCCAGTCAAAGAATAAATTTTCCTTACTACTTGGAAGATCATTACAGTCCATCCACTCAACATCTTCAAACTTCCTGATATCCTGCTTACTGCCATTGCAATCCTCACTAGATGTCTTCTTTCCAGGTGATGAGTCCCCTTCATATTCATTGCAGTAAGTGTCAAGATAACATTCTTTTGAATCATCTGCATTGTGTTTACAGCTTGATTCTTCAAGTAAATCATGTGTATCAGATTTCAACTGTTTTTCAAGCATTCTAATAGCTACATTCGAATCCACTGGTTTCCAAATACAGTTAAGAAGCATTTCAACCCATTCATCGTCCACATTTTCAGGTAGAATTGACTGCATTTTGGGCAATGAACTTCTCAAGTGCTCCTGCACGACATGGTGCGTGAATGAACTGACGTCTGCAAATTTCTCATTGCAGCGACAGCAGACCCAAAACTTCCATATTTTATTAGCTTCCCCAAAAGATAGAGCTTCATTAAGTACTTCACTGAATGTGCAATCCTTCAATGAGCTAAAATGAGCCCTTATATCTGAAATCTTAACTGTCAGTAAATCTTTCTTCCCCTCTGGACTTAGAGTGTTCCAATAGGATTTGACCAAATCCATCCTCTCATCTGAAGATGCAGATTTCCTCATATTCCCACTTTTCCTCCTCTCCCCTACTCTCTGGCCTGATCCCAGAACCGAATCCTTGCTATTATTAGTATTGTTATCCCCACCGTTTCCCAAATGAGGAGACTCTGACTGCTGCTGCATAAGCCGTGCTGCAGCCACCCTCACCTCAACTTCTTTCCTACGCTCCTCCTCTGTTTTAGCAACCTTTTTAATCTCATTTGGCCTTTTTGCCTGAACTAATCTCAACTCCATCGGATCTTCAGGAGCACTTCTGATGGGAATGAACCGAAACTTCTGCTCTCCCAGATGTTGCATCCAAGTCGACAAAGATCCAAGATTCGCCCTCCGCACCAATGCACTGAGCTCACTCTGGACATTGGAAATCCGAGCCTCGGGTGTGGATATTTTCTGCTGACTCTCCTCCTGCAAATTCTCAGTAGCAGGATCGACAGGGTTTTCGATTGCCAAAGCCCTCTCACACTCCTGCATCACCTCCTCGTACTCCTTGGCATCATTAGCCGCGTCACACAACAAATTGGCGTAAAAATGCGCAAACTCAATCGAACTAGGGGACTGTCTCGAAGCCTTCCTCGCACTCTCGATCGCACTCTTCATGTGCCGCTGTTTCACGTTGGGGTCCGAGATAGTCGAAGCCACCTTCACGCACAAAGTCCCCTGGACGCGGTGAATCAAGGCCGAGAGCGGCGAATTCTCGTGTTTACAGCACAAATCCTTCATCAACCTTAGGGCTTTTGTGTGGTTCCCCCGGCGAAACGCCACTAGCGCCTTTTCGTATTCGAGCTTCACCGAAGCATACAATGGAGAGGAAGCTACATTGCCATTGCCTACTGAAATCGATGACTCTAATTTAGCAGATGTTCCATTGATGGATTCCGCTGAATTGTCGAGAACTGAATCGCCACAATCAACAATAGCAGCGGCGCCGTTGGAAGATTCGGcatcctccgccgccgccggggAAGGCTTGGAGCGAGGAGCGGGTTTCCGCTTCTTGTGCCCCATACAAGAAATTTGCGGCGGTTACTAAATTGCATGCATTAAAACCTACTCATGCGCCTATTGAATTCAATCAATTCATATACACATATACTTTTTTTGTATCTATCTGTATTAATACTGTATCGAAGCAACAACTCAGCACACACACAGAgcggctctctctctctctctcttgctcacacacacacacacgcgcGCGCGCAATAAATCTAGATGCACAATGATTTAAGGGGAAGCGAGCATACCAGATACACACGGAGATATATACATATAGATGTGTGTGTGAGTAGAGGTGGtgagtgtgtgttgtgtgtgaaataagAACACACCTGGTTTGGTTTTGAAGATGAACACCAAACTTTGGGATAAATAATTGTTACAGTACATTTAATAGCTTTCTAATttactttttaataaaatattaccaCTAGTTTTTTATGAAATGTTAATGATAACAGAAATATAGCAAAATCTATTTCTAACAGTACAtctttaaaaaatttaagtaaaatCTGAAGTTAGGATGTAAATAGAATTCGGAGAATGTGCcataaattagttatatttcGATTTGTGGAAGTGAAAaaatttttatcaataaatttttatattggATGAATTTTTCTATTATAAGAGAGGggattatttattgttttttatttccaGTTTATTGTTTAGAGATTGGGGGATTAGAGAGAATCtctatttaatgtttttttccAGTTTATTGTTTGGTAAATTGAGTTAAATTATGTTTACTATACtgattttatgaataaaattataaattaaacgTAATTCCATATCTAGAGTGAGAGAGGAAACAGCTGAGAAGAGACCATTGATGATCAATCTTGACAGAACTTAAAGCTGATGACAATTCAATCGAAAAATGAGAGAAAGCTAACCAAAAAAGCAACAAATAAACATAGattcaaatatcaacacattgtTAACAAGAGATTCAGGTCTCTAACTAACTAGGCCAAATAAAACCATCCAAACTCAGCTACACACAGCAAATATCACTACCAGCTAGCACCCGAGGACAACCTCGTGTATCTCTCCGAACATCAAAAAACCGGGAAGGGAAGCCAACCACACTACAACAGATGCATTCGCTCCACACAGGACTGCATCAGCCATCGGTTGAGAGGCTCCCCGCACCCGACAAAGCACCCAGTGTTCCCATTCTCTGTAAAGAACGGGAACCTAAACACGTTGAGCAGGTCTTGCACGGCCTGCCTCACCATCGATGCCCCAGTGACCCTGCTCCGTCTCCCCCAGCCGGTCACAATGTCAATCCGGCCTGGGCAGACCCCAGACGCGAGCATTTCCTTGCGAAACCATGCTAGAGTTCTCGATAGTGCAGTCACAGCAGTTCCATCAGACATCACATGGAGGTTTATCAGCCAATAACACGAACTCTTCTGCCTTAGTGCGTCTGGATAGACGTTCCTCTGCGCTGCAACTTCCCACACGGTGCCAGCTTCCTCCTTTAGCCCTGTCTTTTGGAAGAAATCAATCACAGCATCCACAAGTCCGCGTTTACTTTCCCTGTCTTCACTGTGCATCATGTCGAGGAAGTTGCTGACATGGTCGCGGACGTTCTGCCCATCCGGCCCTGGAGCAGGCATGGAGAGCAAGAACGTGTGCGCCGGGTGGCGAGACGCGGTCATGAGGTCACAACAAAACGACATGTCGTATGGCGTTTGCGCGTCTGTACAGCAACTGAGTAGCAGAGTGTAGGTCTGAAGAGAAGGATTCAGACCCAGACTCACCATGCTCTGAAGCAAGTCGTATGCATCGCTGAGGCGGTGTACCCTGAGGAAAGCACTGAGAAGAGAATTGCAAGTTGGAACATTAGGGCATAGTCCCGCAGAAAGCATAGCTCGGTACCACTCCCAAGCCTTCTCAACGTTGCCAGATTTTCCCCACAAGTCGACGAGAAGGCCATATACAGGCTCATCGGGGATCCAGTTCTTTCTTTTCATCTCACCAAAAACAGCCTCGGCTTCATCAAGATGGCCACAATGGCCAAGAACCTCCATAATGATACTGTAAGTCACTTTGTCAGGTTCGAAGCCAGCACTCTGCATGTCACGATAAAGCTGTAACGAGCTCTGGTAATTCCTAGCTTTCGCATGTAAAGCAATCATGATATTGTAGGTCACCAGGTTAGGCACACAGCCCTGACTAACCATCTCACAGAACAGTTTGTGGGCGGCAGTCAAATGGCCAGCCTTCCCGAGGCAATTAATTATCACGCTGTAAGTAAATGTATCAGGAGAGAGTCCAGCTTCTTGCATCTGTTGGTACAAATTAATTGCAACATCGAGATAACCTGATTTCGCATGGATGTCAATGAGCGTACAGTAAGTAACACGATCAGGTTCACAGCCCACCTTCTGCATCTCGTTGAAAACTCCCATGGCTTCGTTCAAGTAATTAGCTCTGCCATAACTGTGAATGAGACGATTATATGTAACAATATTCGGCTTACATCCATCACTGATCATCTGGCTGAGCAATTTGTTGATGGCACCAAACTCTCTGGCACGGCCAAGGATACCAACCATAGTTGTATATGTGTGCCCGTCGTGCTTGAATCCAGGCCTCTGTTTTAGCCAGTAGAAAAACCCGAGAGCCACTCTATAATCCTTAAGCTGCTTAAGTATTTGATTTGCCTGGTAAGGATCCACTGCACAATTGAGCTTATCAAGAGCTTCTTCTGAAGCAGGGCTCCATTTCAACTGATGCAAAATGCGACACACACTTTCAACAACCGAAAAGTTCCTAGCGCCTGGGGCTGCTCCTGTCATAACTTTACCCTGTCTCATTGCCCTAGTAAACCCGTCCAAGTTGTTATCACAAAATTTCCCCTCCGACTGTTGAGTGTTTGGCGTGTACCGGCTTGAATAAGATCTTGATTTTTGAGGAATCGGCATTTTCCTATCACGGGGATCAGAGGAGAGCCCGCGACTTTCTACAAAATTTCTTGATGCGTTATTCGACTCCTTGGCTGCCCCCTCTACTCCTGATTTATCAGTTTTTCCTTTTGCCCTTTCTGGGACGTTTGAACCATACACCGGCGCAGCATTGGGCTTTACGGATACTTTGTCTTTCCTagaagtattgatatttttcgGAGGTCTGATACTAGAAACTTGCTTCGTGCGTTCAAGCACAGAGTTAGAGAGTGGGGAGGCTCTTGCACTCCCATCTGTCATCGGGATTCTATAATTTACTAAATCAGATAGAAGACCAACGGCAGCCATACCTGCCATAACAAACTGTTCTGCTATAGGAGGTGATGAACAAAGCATGTCATTTGCGTCGGTGTCTTCTGCATAACTAACAGAGCTTGTTCTTTCAGTTTTGTGGGACACCGCTACTCCTTTTGACAGCGAGCCATCATCCTTTGTTCTAATATTCACTTCTTTTACTGAATCGGCTGGAGTCAGTGAACCTACTGCTACTGAAGTTTTTGCCAACAACGAGGATGAGGCTTGCAAGTGTTGCACGTGTCCTCTCAGAGACCTTCTCGAAATACAAGTCTCATCATCCGAGCAAGTGCATGAACTTCCATCCGCCGAGCTACACCTTTGTCCTAGGAAAAAGGATCTAGCAGTCTGGGACAAGTTACCAAGATGCTTTGCTCGGATCATTGTCTGCGAAATTAGAACAAAATACACCGTGAATTTCATATCACTTACTCATATGTCTGAACGAATAAGATACAAAACACGGAGAAGTCCATACAGAAAACAGTTATTCATTCAAGAAGAAACAAATATAACTAAAATTGCATCAAAATCACTACAATGCATCCACACTGCTGAAGATCAATTGAAAGAAAATGATAACCAAAACCATTAAAATGAGAAGAGCAGCCCTTTAGATGACACAACGGGAACATCTAATACCCGTTTAAGCAGAAAATTATATCCGTAACGGAACTGAAGTGCAATCACATTAACCAACCAATATAATACAACTATGTAGtcataaacaaaataattaagaaGTTGGAAATCTTGTGCTGCCTTCTTAGAGAAGAGGCCAAGGAAGAGGACTGGCAACTTTTCCATGCTGGAATATCAAAGATGGTTCACTGTACTATAATGCATCAAATAATCAGatttatttattagtactattaaaaAGTTTATAAATCAAGCATCTGTAGAGAGAGCAAGTTGTGAAAAGCAACATACCATTAGGCCGATCTGATACGTACACACAGCTAATGAAAAACCACCCACTCTAGATTGAATCCAATACACTTATTCAAGTAATCCCTTGCATTTTATCTTAAACAAATTAGACAACTGAGACAGCAAGAATTTCAtgctaaaat from Salvia splendens isolate huo1 chromosome 9, SspV2, whole genome shotgun sequence includes:
- the LOC121747930 gene encoding uncharacterized protein LOC121747930 isoform X1; its protein translation is MGHKKRKPAPRSKPSPAAAEDAESSNGAAAIVDCGDSVLDNSAESINGTSAKLESSISVGNGNVASSPLYASVKLEYEKALVAFRRGNHTKALRLMKDLCCKHENSPLSALIHRVQGTLCVKVASTISDPNVKQRHMKSAIESARKASRQSPSSIEFAHFYANLLCDAANDAKEYEEVMQECERALAIENPVDPATENLQEESQQKISTPEARISNVQSELSALVRRANLGSLSTWMQHLGEQKFRFIPIRSAPEDPMELRLVQAKRPNEIKKVAKTEEERRKEVEVRVAAARLMQQQSESPHLGNGGDNNTNNSKDSVLGSGQRVGERRKSGNMRKSASSDERMDLVKSYWNTLSPEGKKDLLTVKISDIRAHFSSLKDCTFSEVLNEALSFGEANKIWKFWVCCRCNEKFADVSSFTHHVVQEHLRSSLPKMQSILPENVDDEWVEMLLNCIWKPVDSNVAIRMLEKQLKSDTHDLLEESSCKHNADDSKECYLDTYCNEYEGDSSPGKKTSSEDCNGSKQDIRKFEDVEWMDCNDLPSSKENLFFDWPLSDDPERTKLLERIHSLFEALIKHKCLASSHLSKIIHFALEELQSIAYGSQLDFKVNQTPLCICFLGAPELKKIQNFLQEIYQTCGLKRYSDKTAIGDDSSCPGQGDIMEKITLRQDASLLVIDEQCLPCKIPCLSSSNVVSYVSGTPVTSHLSYDNGVILDSDALLSWIFTCASASEQLASWKCATAEKAQQGLEILQLLEKESCHLQDLCERKCEQLNYEEALQALEDMCLEEGRKRENAVGFVCQSYEYVLKKRREELIEDGCGITLISNRFELEAIANVLKDAESLNMNQFGIEEAYNGITSLRDLGSGQEYDWRMKDHLHQVDSCVEAAIQRQKEHASTEISKIDARIMRTVSGMQQLEVKLEAASHHDFRSILLPLVISFVRAHLVDLAEKDATKKSDAARDAFLAELAQDSKKGGTIIDGSKPVHERARDKKKCRDNPKNNDQKATNNGNLHGQTDKAILFPSDQEVEGPGFEITSSGRVDALKVHSEENQKRSELEAEERKLEETLEYQRHVENEAKQNHLAGQHKRALNITNGKTESFEILEAYRKPSDDEKYVNEQQKNMKGLVIQEGGVANYMEGTVKNYANEPLLRNGLPNEGVPHDGGLYFEQRSGRRGRRHRGPTKYVDGNDFGLPSLRKSSPGEGDDVENMLRRHLVEKDDEERFQADIKKAVRQSLDGENGKETCGTGLKNEVGEYNCFLNVIIQSLWHLRRFRDEFLGKPSSEHVHVGNLCVICSLHDIFIALSLASTDKKREAVAPTSLRVALSNLYPDSNFFQEGQMNDASEVLEVIFNCLHQAFTPACDLSDTESVDGKCKCPCIAHLIFGMDILERMNCYNCSLESRYLKYTSFFHNTNASALRTMKVMYPEDSFDELLNLVEMNHQLPCDPEAGGCGKPNYIHHLLSRPPHVFTTVLGWQNTCENVEVIKATLVALSTEIDISALYRGLDPRNRHRLVSVVCYYGQHYHCFAYSRDHEHWMMYDDNTVKVIGCWNDVIAMCERGHLQPQVLFYEAAD
- the LOC121747930 gene encoding uncharacterized protein LOC121747930 isoform X2, with the protein product MGHKKRKPAPRSKPSPAAAEDAESSNGAAAIVDCGDSVLDNSAESINGTSAKLESSISVGNGNVASSPLYASVKLEYEKALVAFRRGNHTKALRLMKDLCCKHENSPLSALIHRVQGTLCVKVASTISDPNVKQRHMKSAIESARKASRQSPSSIEFAHFYANLLCDAANDAKEYEEVMQECERALAIENPVDPATENLQEESQQKISTPEARISNVQSELSALVRRANLGSLSTWMQHLGEQKFRFIPIRSAPEDPMELRLVQAKRPNEIKKVAKTEEERRKEVEVRVAAARLMQQQSESPHLGNGGDNNTNNSKDSVLGSGQRVGERRKSGNMRKSASSDERMDLVKSYWNTLSPEGKKDLLTVKISDIRAHFSSLKDCTFSEVLNEALSFGEANKIWKFWVCCRCNEKFADVSSFTHHVVQEHLRSSLPKMQSILPENVDDEWVEMLLNCIWKPVDSNVAIRMLEKQLKSDTHDLLEESSCKHNADDSKECYLDTYCNEYEGDSSPGKKTSSEDCNGSKQDIRKFEDVEWMDCNDLPSSKENLFFDWPLSDDPERTKLLERIHSLFEALIKHKCLASSHLSKIIHFALEELQSIAYGSQLDFKVNQTPLCICFLGAPELKKIQNFLQEIYQTCGLKRYSDKTAIGDDSSCPGQGDIMEKITLRQDASLLVIDEQCLPCKIPCLSSSNVVSYVSGTPVTSHLSYDNGVILDSDALLSWIFTCASASEQLASWKCATAEKAQQGLEILQLLEKESCHLQDLCERKCEQLNYEEALQALEDMCLEEGRKRENAVGFVCQSYEYVLKKRREELIEDGCGITLISNRFELEAIANVLKDAESLNMNQFGIEEAYNGITSLRDLGSGQEYDWRMKDHLHQVDSCVEAAIQRQKEHASTEISKIDARIMRTVSGMQQLEVKLEAASHHDFRSILLPLVISFVRAHLVDLAEKDATKKSDAARDAFLAELAQDSKKGGTIIDGSKPVHERARDKKKCRDNPKNNDQKATNNGNLHGQTDKAILFPSDQEVEGPGFEITSSGRVDALKVHSEENQKRSELEAEERKLEETLEYQRHVENEAKQNHLAGQHKRALNITNGKTESFEILEAYRKPSDDEKYVNEQQKNMKGLVIQEGGVANYMEGTVKNYANEPLLRNGLPNEGVPHDGGLYFEQRSGRRGRRHRGPTKYVDGNDFGLPSLRKSSPGEGENMLRRHLVEKDDEERFQADIKKAVRQSLDGENGKETCGTGLKNEVGEYNCFLNVIIQSLWHLRRFRDEFLGKPSSEHVHVGNLCVICSLHDIFIALSLASTDKKREAVAPTSLRVALSNLYPDSNFFQEGQMNDASEVLEVIFNCLHQAFTPACDLSDTESVDGKCKCPCIAHLIFGMDILERMNCYNCSLESRYLKYTSFFHNTNASALRTMKVMYPEDSFDELLNLVEMNHQLPCDPEAGGCGKPNYIHHLLSRPPHVFTTVLGWQNTCENVEVIKATLVALSTEIDISALYRGLDPRNRHRLVSVVCYYGQHYHCFAYSRDHEHWMMYDDNTVKVIGCWNDVIAMCERGHLQPQVLFYEAAD
- the LOC121748493 gene encoding pentatricopeptide repeat-containing protein At1g74750-like isoform X2, which translates into the protein MIRAKHLGNLSQTARSFFLGQRCSSADGSSCTCSDDETCISRRSLRGHVQHLQASSSLLAKTSVAVGSLTPADSVKEVNIRTKDDGSLSKGVAVSHKTERTSSVSYAEDTDANDMLCSSPPIAEQFVMAGMAAVGLLSDLVNYRIPMTDGSARASPLSNSVLERTKQVSSIRPPKNINTSRKDKVSVKPNAAPVYGSNVPERAKGKTDKSGVEGAAKESNNASRNFVESRGLSSDPRDRKMPIPQKSRSYSSRYTPNTQQSEGKFCDNNLDGFTRAMRQGKVMTGAAPGARNFSVVESVCRILHQLKWSPASEEALDKLNCAVDPYQANQILKQLKDYRVALGFFYWLKQRPGFKHDGHTYTTMVGILGRAREFGAINKLLSQMISDGCKPNIVTYNRLIHSYGRANYLNEAMGVFNEMQKVGCEPDRVTYCTLIDIHAKSGYLDVAINLYQQMQEAGLSPDTFTYSVIINCLGKAGHLTAAHKLFCEMVSQGCVPNLVTYNIMIALHAKARNYQSSLQLYRDMQSAGFEPDKVTYSIIMEVLGHCGHLDEAEAVFGEMKRKNWIPDEPVYGLLVDLWGKSGNVEKAWEWYRAMLSAGLCPNVPTCNSLLSAFLRVHRLSDAYDLLQSMVSLGLNPSLQTYTLLLSCCTDAQTPYDMSFCCDLMTASRHPAHTFLLSMPAPGPDGQNVRDHVSNFLDMMHSEDRESKRGLVDAVIDFFQKTGLKEEAGTVWEVAAQRNVYPDALRQKSSCYWLINLHVMSDGTAVTALSRTLAWFRKEMLASGVCPGRIDIVTGWGRRSRVTGASMVRQAVQDLLNVFRFPFFTENGNTGCFVGCGEPLNRWLMQSCVERMHLL
- the LOC121748493 gene encoding pentatricopeptide repeat-containing protein At1g74750-like isoform X1, with protein sequence MTMIRAKHLGNLSQTARSFFLGQRCSSADGSSCTCSDDETCISRRSLRGHVQHLQASSSLLAKTSVAVGSLTPADSVKEVNIRTKDDGSLSKGVAVSHKTERTSSVSYAEDTDANDMLCSSPPIAEQFVMAGMAAVGLLSDLVNYRIPMTDGSARASPLSNSVLERTKQVSSIRPPKNINTSRKDKVSVKPNAAPVYGSNVPERAKGKTDKSGVEGAAKESNNASRNFVESRGLSSDPRDRKMPIPQKSRSYSSRYTPNTQQSEGKFCDNNLDGFTRAMRQGKVMTGAAPGARNFSVVESVCRILHQLKWSPASEEALDKLNCAVDPYQANQILKQLKDYRVALGFFYWLKQRPGFKHDGHTYTTMVGILGRAREFGAINKLLSQMISDGCKPNIVTYNRLIHSYGRANYLNEAMGVFNEMQKVGCEPDRVTYCTLIDIHAKSGYLDVAINLYQQMQEAGLSPDTFTYSVIINCLGKAGHLTAAHKLFCEMVSQGCVPNLVTYNIMIALHAKARNYQSSLQLYRDMQSAGFEPDKVTYSIIMEVLGHCGHLDEAEAVFGEMKRKNWIPDEPVYGLLVDLWGKSGNVEKAWEWYRAMLSAGLCPNVPTCNSLLSAFLRVHRLSDAYDLLQSMVSLGLNPSLQTYTLLLSCCTDAQTPYDMSFCCDLMTASRHPAHTFLLSMPAPGPDGQNVRDHVSNFLDMMHSEDRESKRGLVDAVIDFFQKTGLKEEAGTVWEVAAQRNVYPDALRQKSSCYWLINLHVMSDGTAVTALSRTLAWFRKEMLASGVCPGRIDIVTGWGRRSRVTGASMVRQAVQDLLNVFRFPFFTENGNTGCFVGCGEPLNRWLMQSCVERMHLL